The Parabacteroides sp. AD58 genome includes a window with the following:
- the lepB gene encoding signal peptidase I: MVLKKWIQKGIDWLSNLILIAAGLVTLWLFLLVFVYASFRIPTDSMEPTLVPGDYVLVNKLLIGPRLFNLTEALEGKQVNIRRLPGLHDIQRNDVLVFHFPHPHTWEKIEMHLFKYYVKRCIALPGDTLSIRNGIYQINGKEENLGNREAQHHIGQMKPEDFPEGTYKTFPFNESNWNVQDFGPLYIPKAGAEVGMDRFNFLLYKKVVEWEQGKTLSYRDSTVFLDGHPIWTYRFRKDYYFMGGDNGINSQDSRYWGLLPEEYIVGKVWKVWKSVDPYTDRFRWDRFLLDVK; this comes from the coding sequence ATGGTACTGAAAAAATGGATACAGAAAGGCATTGACTGGCTGAGCAATCTGATCTTAATCGCTGCCGGGCTGGTTACCCTGTGGCTCTTCCTGCTGGTCTTCGTGTATGCGTCTTTCCGCATACCGACCGACTCGATGGAGCCCACGCTGGTTCCGGGAGATTATGTCTTGGTCAACAAGCTCCTGATCGGGCCGAGGCTGTTCAACCTGACAGAGGCACTCGAAGGGAAGCAGGTTAACATCCGACGCCTGCCCGGATTGCACGACATACAACGCAATGACGTGCTGGTCTTTCATTTTCCCCATCCCCACACGTGGGAAAAGATCGAGATGCACCTCTTCAAATACTATGTCAAACGCTGTATTGCCTTGCCGGGAGACACCCTTTCCATCCGGAACGGTATCTACCAAATCAACGGGAAGGAAGAAAACCTGGGAAATCGGGAAGCGCAACACCACATCGGGCAAATGAAACCGGAAGATTTCCCGGAAGGAACTTACAAGACATTTCCATTCAATGAAAGCAATTGGAACGTGCAAGACTTCGGACCGCTCTATATACCCAAAGCCGGAGCAGAAGTCGGTATGGACCGTTTCAATTTCCTGTTATATAAAAAGGTAGTCGAATGGGAACAAGGGAAAACGCTTTCCTACCGCGACTCGACCGTCTTTTTGGACGGGCATCCCATCTGGACTTACCGTTTCAGAAAGGACTATTATTTCATGGGGGGAGACAACGGCATCAATTCGCAAGACTCCCGTTACTGGGGATTGCTGCCCGAAGAATACATTGTCGGGAAAGTTTGGAAAGTTTGGAAATCGGTCGATCCTTATACAGACCGATTCCGGTGGGACCGTTTTCTGTTAGATGTGAAATAG
- a CDS encoding BF3164 family lipoprotein gives MKLIILFAICLSFIQCTSKTSEDEPYTFDKVRQISLQNMEYPDIIGIGMQLVQIDSLLIINDFHGDSLLNVYDPGRHTIKKRLISKGSGPDDMVSPLDINLCNDKLYILSRPLFKFAYIPKDQVLAPHPQMHGHTQLPQMSDRFLPLNDSLFVFSGMWKQRYALYQKHKADSLRTFGDYPAFWPEEKDIPAMVKAMFHQCEMVKHPKKNLFASASNYVLDIFSFDPTGKELPLLKFRKKLGNYEYTFSSEEMISAKRKETSDPRVLRICCSEKYLYLLREVKDNENQMEICIIDWEGKPVELLKADKRITTLIIHEAQHKGFCLADDPECMLYSFKI, from the coding sequence ATGAAACTGATTATCTTATTTGCTATTTGCCTGTCGTTCATACAATGCACAAGCAAGACTTCAGAAGATGAACCTTATACATTTGATAAAGTTCGTCAGATTTCATTGCAAAACATGGAATATCCCGATATTATCGGAATAGGCATGCAGTTGGTACAAATAGACAGCCTGCTTATCATTAATGATTTTCATGGCGATTCCTTGCTGAATGTATATGATCCCGGACGACATACCATCAAGAAAAGATTAATCTCTAAAGGCAGCGGACCGGATGATATGGTTAGTCCATTAGATATCAACTTGTGTAATGATAAGCTTTACATCTTAAGTCGCCCGTTGTTTAAGTTTGCCTACATCCCAAAAGACCAGGTTTTAGCACCGCATCCGCAGATGCACGGGCATACGCAATTGCCACAGATGAGCGATCGTTTCCTGCCGCTCAATGACTCCTTGTTTGTATTTTCAGGTATGTGGAAACAACGATATGCTCTTTACCAGAAGCACAAAGCAGATTCCTTACGGACCTTTGGCGATTATCCTGCGTTTTGGCCGGAAGAAAAAGACATACCGGCTATGGTGAAAGCCATGTTCCATCAATGCGAAATGGTCAAACACCCGAAGAAAAACTTATTCGCATCTGCCTCCAATTATGTATTGGATATCTTCTCGTTCGATCCGACCGGGAAAGAGCTTCCACTTCTGAAGTTCAGAAAGAAGCTGGGGAACTACGAATACACATTCAGTTCCGAAGAGATGATTTCGGCCAAGCGGAAAGAAACTTCTGATCCGCGGGTACTGCGAATCTGCTGCTCAGAGAAGTATCTATATCTGCTCAGGGAAGTAAAAGACAATGAAAACCAGATGGAAATCTGCATTATCGACTGGGAAGGGAAACCGGTTGAACTATTGAAGGCTGATAAGAGAATAACGACGCTCATCATCCATGAAGCCCAGCATAAAGGATTCTGTTTAGCAGATGATCCAGAATGTATGTTGTATTCATTTAAAATTTGA
- a CDS encoding 6-bladed beta-propeller, translating into MNTFKTIFAVLSSVCLLSCQETIHNDAPENIEVDVTKTQDEALFSKYEYIPLETSENCLLPAMLHKIVSCHDTLVIHSIIQNTLLSFKNDGSFIRRFPIGNGPDELIYPVDIALDPENNTLQILDSYQFIKEFSLDGTRICEIKVEDPYMRVGKLKNEVLLFDANLGKKNDYYFEFTDGQNNLKLINKKKYFNDIVYIPYSTFSTVDDNTVFFYHQFENVVYSWTPKDTIATPVYQLTFPHEKSIADLSLESPLQARDYQKLYDAKEYIFGIKSLYVTNNLLFFTVETDQLYYCLYDRDTKKIRICNQLLEGLPNPDGIIGIEGNYLLYALTPEQIITYSQENPLSEKISSQMKGMKEDDNPVIIKCKMN; encoded by the coding sequence ATGAACACATTTAAAACCATCTTCGCTGTTTTATCCAGCGTTTGCCTGCTTTCTTGTCAGGAAACCATTCATAACGACGCGCCCGAAAACATTGAAGTAGATGTTACGAAGACTCAAGACGAAGCGCTGTTCTCCAAATATGAATATATTCCACTGGAAACGTCTGAGAATTGTCTGCTTCCTGCTATGTTGCATAAGATCGTGTCTTGCCATGATACTCTTGTTATACATTCAATCATCCAGAATACTCTTCTGTCATTTAAGAATGATGGATCTTTCATCAGACGTTTTCCTATCGGAAACGGACCAGATGAACTGATCTATCCGGTAGATATCGCACTCGATCCTGAAAACAATACCCTGCAAATATTGGATTCTTACCAGTTCATCAAAGAGTTTTCTTTAGATGGCACACGAATCTGCGAGATAAAAGTGGAAGATCCTTACATGAGAGTAGGAAAATTGAAGAATGAAGTATTGCTGTTTGATGCCAATCTCGGTAAGAAGAATGATTATTACTTTGAGTTTACTGATGGACAGAACAACCTGAAACTTATCAATAAGAAAAAGTATTTCAACGACATCGTATATATTCCCTATTCTACCTTCAGCACAGTTGATGATAATACCGTCTTTTTCTATCATCAGTTTGAGAACGTTGTTTATTCATGGACTCCCAAAGATACAATCGCGACACCAGTATATCAGCTGACTTTCCCGCATGAGAAAAGTATTGCCGACCTTTCGTTGGAAAGCCCGTTGCAAGCAAGAGATTACCAAAAGCTTTATGATGCCAAAGAATATATTTTCGGCATTAAAAGTTTATATGTCACAAACAACCTGTTATTTTTCACGGTTGAAACCGATCAATTGTATTACTGCCTTTACGATAGAGATACAAAGAAGATCCGTATTTGCAACCAATTGCTCGAAGGACTTCCCAATCCGGATGGAATTATAGGAATTGAAGGTAATTATCTTTTATATGCCCTGACTCCAGAACAAATTATTACATATAGCCAGGAAAATCCATTATCGGAGAAAATCTCATCACAGATGAAGGGTATGAAAGAAGATGATAATCCTGTTATCATAAAATGTAAAATGAATTAA
- a CDS encoding 6-bladed beta-propeller has protein sequence MKNVLFIQLMICISLWAISCSNPKHTDSDILWDQEKLPKEDNPSWTELFSQSYKLVPLETNDTCLIGQIDKIKKFKNHYYIASSGNSLFHFDEQGNFISALTQKGAGPEEFIRIEDFEVYEVNGKTEIWISDNQSIKSFDAFNGQFLYKKSFPFTIYKFKRLNNSHILLVTGQNEYILTLVDENCQVLKQYLKKEIPYLMFRPVQFPQYNDSYLFQLGLANEFVSFNPQTETFNQGHYTSNPNYLSTNELLEMFNSKGTDFVRSANQMNYLCNFYGLKDKIWIHSNVGGTNYLSKIESGKMITSTQFSYGSILATAFTGESDDSILLYILPEQQEECNQALSLNGEQLLKLDANDNPCLLEFF, from the coding sequence ATGAAGAATGTTTTATTTATACAATTAATGATTTGCATATCTTTATGGGCAATATCCTGCTCTAATCCGAAACATACGGATTCGGATATCTTATGGGATCAGGAAAAATTGCCCAAAGAAGATAATCCTTCTTGGACGGAATTGTTCTCCCAATCTTATAAACTGGTTCCATTAGAAACTAATGACACTTGTTTGATAGGACAAATTGATAAAATAAAGAAGTTCAAGAATCACTATTATATAGCCTCTTCTGGCAATTCCCTCTTCCACTTTGACGAACAAGGCAATTTTATATCTGCACTAACTCAAAAAGGAGCTGGCCCAGAAGAGTTCATACGTATTGAAGACTTTGAGGTTTATGAAGTGAATGGGAAAACTGAAATTTGGATTTCAGACAACCAAAGTATAAAATCATTTGATGCTTTCAATGGACAGTTTTTATATAAGAAGAGCTTTCCTTTCACTATCTACAAATTTAAACGGCTGAATAATTCTCATATTTTACTTGTAACCGGACAAAATGAATATATCCTGACACTTGTTGATGAGAATTGTCAAGTCTTGAAACAATATCTAAAAAAAGAAATTCCTTATTTGATGTTCCGTCCGGTGCAGTTTCCTCAATATAATGATTCATATCTTTTTCAATTAGGGCTTGCCAATGAATTTGTCTCGTTTAATCCTCAGACTGAAACATTCAATCAAGGGCATTATACTTCAAACCCCAATTATCTTTCTACGAATGAACTGTTAGAAATGTTTAATAGTAAAGGAACAGACTTTGTCCGAAGTGCCAATCAAATGAATTATCTATGCAATTTTTATGGATTAAAAGACAAAATATGGATACATAGTAATGTTGGAGGAACAAACTATTTGTCCAAAATAGAATCGGGAAAGATGATAACCTCGACACAATTCTCCTATGGAAGCATTCTTGCAACGGCCTTTACCGGAGAAAGTGACGATAGTATCTTGTTATATATTCTTCCAGAACAACAAGAAGAATGTAACCAAGCTCTTTCATTAAATGGAGAACAACTATTAAAGCTAGATGCTAATGACAATCCTTGCCTATTAGAGTTTTTTTAG
- a CDS encoding 6-bladed beta-propeller — MKRRILLLISILSMLVLSATSETMNSGDEVVTCDMDKTIPTLFDDWIEDISCTILEKDLFDTYMTIIPYKDLYYVMGRTIAGVKIVIFKDTGEYVKELQLQDPIATESMTIIPELEELWVISFGNIIHKYKLDGTFLKRIKLPFSCTNIITADFPDFLVYSGGGKDEKGSIQQHLFALTDFQTIHQLFIPQWGTQSNPYAPFSLYAKDTNTKRIYVFPSKIDTIYCYSYLQKKMKPYYALNFHGDFLTKDKEPAGPSEDKEMNDIITQNKYIYTHTSFQLVNNKLVFKLRGKRDNFYMIDLNSNKVYSFDKLFDLFQTYSYNPFLGAKDNSLYMIVREQDLNKHYQSHTCSYDKLKQRLKALPATSNKWILLKINLK; from the coding sequence ATGAAACGACGAATATTATTATTAATTTCCATATTATCTATGCTTGTTCTCAGCGCCACAAGCGAAACAATGAATAGTGGAGACGAAGTGGTAACATGCGATATGGATAAGACGATACCAACACTCTTTGATGATTGGATTGAAGATATATCTTGTACGATATTGGAAAAAGATTTATTCGATACGTATATGACTATTATCCCGTATAAAGACTTATATTATGTTATGGGGCGCACAATTGCCGGAGTCAAAATTGTCATATTTAAAGATACAGGAGAATATGTAAAAGAGCTCCAATTACAAGATCCTATCGCAACAGAATCAATGACGATTATTCCCGAATTAGAAGAGCTTTGGGTGATAAGTTTCGGCAATATCATACATAAATATAAATTGGATGGAACATTTCTGAAACGAATCAAACTGCCGTTTTCTTGTACAAATATCATTACTGCTGATTTTCCAGATTTTTTAGTCTATTCTGGTGGAGGCAAGGATGAAAAAGGTAGTATTCAGCAACATTTATTTGCATTAACTGATTTCCAAACAATCCATCAGTTATTTATCCCACAATGGGGAACACAATCTAATCCTTATGCGCCTTTCAGTCTGTATGCAAAAGATACTAATACCAAGCGTATTTATGTTTTTCCAAGTAAGATTGATACAATTTATTGTTACTCTTACCTGCAAAAGAAGATGAAGCCTTATTATGCGCTCAATTTCCACGGAGATTTTCTGACCAAAGATAAAGAACCGGCCGGACCTTCGGAAGATAAAGAGATGAATGATATTATTACTCAAAACAAGTATATCTATACTCATACCAGTTTTCAATTGGTCAATAACAAATTAGTATTTAAATTACGAGGGAAAAGAGATAATTTCTATATGATAGATTTAAACAGTAATAAAGTCTATTCTTTTGATAAACTATTTGACCTATTTCAGACATATAGCTATAACCCTTTTTTAGGAGCGAAAGATAATAGCTTGTATATGATTGTTCGAGAACAAGACTTAAACAAGCATTATCAATCGCATACCTGTTCTTATGACAAGTTAAAACAAAGGTTGAAAGCTTTACCAGCAACAAGTAATAAGTGGATTCTGTTAAAAATAAATCTAAAGTAA